The following proteins are encoded in a genomic region of Cyclonatronum proteinivorum:
- a CDS encoding MIP/aquaporin family protein, which produces MGPFLGEFIGTAILILLGNGVVANVVLNQTKGNNSGWIVITFGWGMAVFTAVFVVGQFSGAHINPAVTVGLAVAGLFDWAMVGPYIAAQLLGAFTGAVLVWLAYKDHFAATEDGPAKLAVHSTGPAIRNTGSNLITEIIGTIMLVFGVFYLASPGFFNPADGEMLTAIVINGQEVGFGLGALSALPVGLLVLAIGLSLGGPTGYAINPARDLGPRIAHAVLPIPNKGDSDWGYSWIPIAGPIAGAVIAALLFGALS; this is translated from the coding sequence ATGGGTCCTTTTCTCGGTGAATTCATTGGTACCGCTATTCTTATCCTGTTGGGTAATGGTGTTGTGGCCAATGTTGTGTTAAACCAAACCAAAGGCAACAATTCAGGCTGGATTGTGATAACATTCGGCTGGGGTATGGCAGTTTTTACGGCCGTCTTTGTTGTAGGTCAGTTTAGCGGTGCGCATATTAACCCCGCTGTTACGGTCGGCCTTGCTGTTGCCGGTCTGTTCGACTGGGCCATGGTAGGCCCGTATATCGCAGCTCAGCTTCTAGGTGCTTTCACAGGTGCCGTATTGGTTTGGCTCGCTTATAAAGATCACTTTGCAGCCACGGAAGACGGACCAGCCAAACTGGCGGTTCACTCAACCGGTCCTGCTATCCGGAACACCGGTTCAAACCTGATAACAGAGATTATCGGTACGATTATGCTCGTGTTTGGTGTGTTCTATCTGGCAAGCCCGGGTTTCTTCAACCCAGCTGATGGCGAAATGCTCACAGCCATTGTAATAAATGGTCAGGAAGTCGGATTTGGTCTTGGTGCCTTGTCAGCACTACCTGTCGGCCTTCTCGTACTTGCGATTGGTTTGTCACTCGGCGGACCTACTGGTTATGCGATCAATCCTGCACGTGACCTCGGTCCGCGGATTGCACACGCTGTTCTCCCTATTCCAAACAAAGGTGACTCTGACTGGGGATACTCCTGGATCCCGATAGCTGGTCCCATTGCAGGTGCTGTAATTGCAGCCTTGCTGTTCGGAGCGCTCTCGTAG
- a CDS encoding glycerol-3-phosphate dehydrogenase/oxidase — protein MKRQDMLKEIRDYSGFWDVIIIGGGATGLGAAVESASRGYKTLLLEKYDYSKGTSSRSTKLVHGGVRYLQQGNVSLVLEALRERGLMIQNAPHLCRNQSFIVPNYDWWGGPFYGVGMKVYDMLAGKLGLGPSKILSRDETVKRIPTIEAEGLRGGVIYYDGQFDDSRLAVNLAQTAVEQGASVINYMNVTGLLKSKDGFTSGVKVTDTLNNDDYELNAHVVINATGVFTDSIVKMDDPEAKPMVQPSQGIHIILDKEFLPGDSAIMVPQTDDGRVLFAVPWHDKVVVGTTDTAVDTIDYEPRAFDEEIEFVMTHAARYLNKDPEMKDVRSVFAGLRPLVKPQDAKGTSAISRDHTLLVSESGLVTITGGKWTTYRKMGQDTINQAALVAGLESRECVTENMRIHGWVKHQDISDPLHLYGSDAPGVRKLYAETPDLENKLHKDLPYIKAEIVWAARHEMAMTIEDVMSRRTRAILLNAKASIEAAPEVARLLAAELGHDEAWQKAQVDAYTKLAEGYTLG, from the coding sequence ATGAAAAGACAAGACATGTTAAAAGAAATCCGCGATTATTCCGGTTTCTGGGATGTTATCATCATTGGTGGTGGTGCAACCGGACTCGGTGCCGCGGTAGAATCGGCTTCAAGGGGATATAAAACCCTGCTGCTTGAAAAATATGATTACTCCAAGGGTACGTCCAGCCGCTCAACCAAACTGGTTCACGGCGGGGTTCGATACCTGCAGCAGGGTAACGTAAGCCTCGTATTAGAAGCGTTGCGCGAACGCGGACTTATGATTCAAAACGCACCCCATTTGTGCAGAAATCAGTCTTTTATCGTACCAAACTACGATTGGTGGGGCGGCCCCTTTTATGGCGTGGGTATGAAAGTGTATGATATGCTCGCCGGAAAACTGGGCCTGGGACCTTCCAAAATTCTTTCCCGTGACGAAACTGTCAAACGCATCCCAACCATTGAAGCTGAAGGCTTACGGGGCGGGGTAATTTATTATGACGGGCAGTTTGACGACTCCCGCCTTGCTGTAAACCTTGCCCAAACAGCTGTAGAACAAGGGGCAAGCGTAATAAACTACATGAATGTTACCGGCCTTCTCAAATCCAAAGACGGCTTCACAAGCGGCGTAAAAGTAACCGATACGCTGAACAATGATGATTATGAGCTGAATGCGCATGTTGTGATTAATGCCACCGGTGTATTTACTGATTCCATCGTCAAGATGGACGATCCCGAAGCTAAACCGATGGTTCAGCCGAGTCAGGGAATCCACATCATTTTAGATAAAGAGTTTTTGCCAGGCGATTCTGCCATTATGGTGCCTCAAACTGACGACGGGCGCGTGCTCTTCGCGGTGCCATGGCACGATAAGGTAGTAGTTGGAACCACTGATACTGCTGTAGATACCATTGATTATGAGCCACGTGCTTTCGACGAAGAGATCGAATTCGTAATGACGCACGCTGCCCGTTACCTGAATAAAGATCCTGAAATGAAGGATGTTCGCAGCGTATTTGCAGGTCTGCGTCCGCTTGTTAAGCCACAGGACGCCAAAGGTACTTCTGCCATTTCGAGAGATCATACCCTGCTTGTTTCTGAGTCGGGACTGGTAACCATCACCGGTGGGAAATGGACTACCTACAGAAAGATGGGGCAGGATACGATCAATCAGGCTGCTTTGGTAGCCGGACTTGAAAGCCGTGAGTGTGTTACCGAAAACATGCGTATCCACGGATGGGTGAAGCATCAGGATATCAGCGACCCGCTGCATCTTTATGGTTCGGACGCACCCGGCGTTCGCAAGCTGTATGCTGAGACGCCTGATCTCGAAAACAAGCTCCACAAAGATTTGCCGTACATCAAAGCCGAGATCGTATGGGCCGCACGCCACGAAATGGCAATGACGATAGAAGATGTAATGTCAAGAAGAACCAGAGCTATACTTCTGAACGCGAAAGCAAGTATTGAAGCCGCTCCGGAAGTAGCACGTCTGTTGGCTGCAGAACTTGGACATGATGAGGCCTGGCAAAAAGCGCAGGTGGATGCCTATACCAAACTTGCAGAGGGGTATACACTCGGCTGA
- the glpK gene encoding glycerol kinase GlpK, giving the protein MMEKYILALDQGTTSSRAILFDKAGSIVSVAQKEFRQIYPKPGWVEHDAQEIWSTQAGVAAEAVTAKGFNGENLAAIGITNQRETTVVWDRETGVPVYNAIVWQDRRTAEFCDELKDQGLAAKIQEKTGLVLDAYFSGTKVKWILDNVEGAREKAEAGKLAFGTIDTWLIWNLTRGEVHVTDVTNASRTLLFNINTMEWDEEMLSIMTVPKSMLPEVKQSSEVYGHTKTTIFATKVPIAGIAGDQQAALFGQMCNKEGMVKNTYGTGCFMLMNVGEKPVPSKNNLLATVAWKVNGKTNYALEGSIFIAGAVVQWLRDELGIIKKSSEIEKLAASVEDSGDAYLVPAFAGLGAPYWDQYARGTMVGMTRGTSAAHVARAALDSICYQTLDVLTAMNADSGIDIRELRVDGGATVNNLMMQFQSDILQVPVIRPKVTETTALGAAYLAGLAVGYWPDMDSISQQWQVEKRFEPSMEAGKVEELTKGWKRAVKAARVWAESR; this is encoded by the coding sequence ATTATGGAAAAATATATCCTCGCATTAGATCAGGGAACAACAAGCTCAAGAGCAATACTATTTGACAAGGCTGGCTCTATCGTATCTGTAGCACAAAAAGAATTTCGCCAAATTTATCCCAAGCCCGGATGGGTTGAGCATGATGCTCAGGAAATTTGGTCAACACAAGCCGGTGTAGCTGCTGAGGCCGTTACCGCTAAAGGTTTTAATGGCGAGAACCTTGCCGCCATTGGTATTACCAACCAGCGTGAAACAACAGTTGTATGGGATCGCGAAACTGGTGTGCCGGTCTATAATGCCATTGTTTGGCAGGACAGAAGAACAGCCGAATTTTGTGATGAACTAAAAGATCAGGGACTCGCTGCCAAGATTCAGGAAAAAACAGGCCTTGTTCTTGATGCTTATTTCTCAGGCACAAAAGTTAAGTGGATCCTTGACAATGTTGAAGGCGCCCGCGAAAAAGCTGAAGCCGGAAAACTTGCTTTTGGTACGATTGATACCTGGCTGATCTGGAATCTCACCCGTGGTGAAGTTCATGTAACTGACGTGACCAATGCTTCCCGGACGTTGTTGTTCAACATCAACACCATGGAATGGGATGAGGAAATGCTTTCCATTATGACCGTGCCTAAGAGCATGCTTCCTGAAGTGAAGCAGTCTTCTGAAGTTTACGGTCATACCAAGACTACCATTTTTGCAACCAAAGTACCTATTGCAGGTATCGCCGGAGATCAGCAGGCTGCCTTGTTTGGTCAGATGTGTAACAAAGAAGGTATGGTTAAAAATACCTACGGAACCGGTTGCTTTATGCTGATGAATGTTGGTGAGAAGCCGGTACCATCCAAAAACAACCTGCTCGCAACCGTAGCCTGGAAAGTTAACGGCAAAACCAACTATGCCCTTGAAGGTTCCATCTTTATTGCCGGTGCGGTTGTACAGTGGCTGCGCGATGAACTGGGTATTATTAAGAAATCCAGTGAGATTGAAAAACTTGCGGCTTCAGTAGAAGACAGCGGCGATGCCTATCTCGTACCTGCGTTTGCAGGATTAGGTGCCCCATACTGGGATCAGTATGCACGCGGAACCATGGTTGGTATGACCCGCGGAACAAGTGCAGCACACGTCGCACGTGCAGCGCTCGATTCTATCTGTTATCAGACCCTTGATGTGCTCACAGCCATGAATGCTGACTCTGGTATCGACATCCGCGAACTGCGTGTAGATGGCGGTGCAACGGTTAACAACCTGATGATGCAGTTCCAGTCTGACATTCTGCAGGTGCCTGTTATTCGCCCGAAGGTTACAGAAACTACAGCACTTGGAGCGGCTTACCTGGCAGGACTCGCTGTCGGCTACTGGCCGGATATGGACAGCATCAGCCAGCAGTGGCAGGTTGAAAAACGCTTCGAGCCGTCCATGGAAGCCGGAAAAGTGGAAGAACTCACCAAAGGATGGAAGCGCGCTGTAAAAGCTGCCCGCGTATGGGCTGAATCACGCTAA